AACCTCGTTGGACGGAGGGGCGGTCACTGTCACCGGAGTCCCGAAGTCCCAGTAGGTGGCGGTCACCGATGTCGTCAGAGGCGCGTCCGTCAACGTGACAGTGTCCGTGAGGTGGATCCGCACGGCGCGGCCATGTGAGTCGAGCCAGAGCTCGACGGGGTGGTTCGGGCCGGTCACGCCATTGACGAAGTCGGTCAGGGCATTTGGAGGCTCGGGGCTCGACCTCGGGGCGGCTCTCATGGCGGCGGCGAGGTGGGCGCTGTCGAGGATCAAGCGGTACTCGACGACGTGCTCATCATGAATGTCGTATGTCCCAACCTCTGTTGTGGACGCAACGAATGGCCTTAGTGCTGAGAGATCGAGACCGGGATCCAACGCGGGACCGAAGGGGAGGTCTATCCCGTTCAAGATGTCTGTGATAGGTGGCACGCTGCCATGTCCGTAGACCTGGCCGAGAAACGGCCCCGACCGAGCGACCCAGCGCTTACCGACGGGGACAGCAGTTACGGGGAAGGGGATCGAACTGATGGGGCTGTACAACGTCCCGTTTACGAAGATCGCCGGACCGCTGAGGCCGGAGCCGACGTCGCCGATGATGGCATCCTGGTTCGGGATCAGGGTCGTCGTAGTCGTCCCGGGAACGGGCTGGTCCTGGATCTCTCCCAGGTGGTGGACGAAGTCGAACTCACCGGTGGCGTCCGACCGTGTCGGAGGCCCACCGCCAGGGTCCGGGAGCGCGGTTTGGATCTCGAGCCGGGCCGAATGGGCCGGTGTCGTCGGCCCGCTAGGCAGGGTGGCCGACGCTGTCGAGCCGACCGATGCGCCACAGGCGGACCCGGCCAGGGCCAGGACCAAAAGGGGCAGAACGAGGGACCGCTTCACGGTGTGTAGTTCTCCACTGGAGGCCGGGCTCCCGTTCCGGACGGCGGCTAGAGGGTCGAACCGCCGGATCCCGGGTGGTGCTGGGGACGGTCCGGCGGGCAGGCGGATCGAATTTTTGCACCGACAAGAAGTCGCGTAGGGTGTCCGGGCCGTGGGATCCCTGATCAAAAAGCGCCGCAAGCGGATGCGCAAGAAGAAGCACAAGAAGATGCTGAAGGCGACCCGCTGGCAGCGCCGCGCCGGCAAGTAGCCCGCTCCTAGTCCAGCAGGGCTCCCGCCCGGTCCAGGGCCTCGGGATC
This genomic interval from Acidimicrobiales bacterium contains the following:
- a CDS encoding AURKAIP1/COX24 domain-containing protein: MGSLIKKRRKRMRKKKHKKMLKATRWQRRAGK